In the Terriglobales bacterium genome, TTCCCGGTCCTGGTCTCGACGGCATACAGGTGCCCGTTGTGCGCGCCGACGTACGCCAGCTCGCCCGCCAGCGCCGCTGACGAGAACATGTAGGCCTTGGCGTCGAAGTTCCAGCGCAGCCGCCCGGTGCGCGCGTCGAGCGCCATCAGGCGCGAGCTGTCGCTCGTCCCCACGTAGACCACGCCATCGCGCACCGCCGGCGTCCCGTTCACCCACGACTTGCTCGTCGGGTAGTCCCACTTCTTCTTGCCGGTCGCGGCGTCGAGCGCGTACACGTGCCCATCGCGGCATCCCACGTACACCATCCCGTCCACCACCGCGGGCGACGACTGGAAGCCCTCCTGGTTGTGGATCGCCGGGTCCACGCCCGCCTGGAACGACCACTTCTCCGCCCCGGTCTCGGCGTCGAGCCCGTACATCCTGCTGTCCCAGCTCCCGACGTACACCATCCCGTTCGCCACCGCGGGCGAGGCGTGCACCACGCCGCCGGTCGCGAACTTCCACAGCACCACACCCTTCGCGCCGTCCACCGCGTAGACGTTGCCGTCGCCCGAGCCGAAGTACACCTTGCCGTTCACCACCGCGGGCGACGAGATCCAGATGTCCCACGCGTCCGGGATGGTCTGCGTCGCCGGCTGGTACCCGTGCAGGTTCTTCGCCTCGAACTTGCGCTCGTACTCGGTGGCGAACACCCACTTCGGCTGCCCGGTGGCGAGGTCGAGCGCCGCCAGCGCGCCGCGCCCCGAAACGAAGTAGAGCGTCCCGTCGGCGATCGCCGGCGACGACGCGATCGGCATGCTCGACTTGAACTTCCACTTCTCTTTGCCGGTCGCCGCGTCGAGCGCGTGCATGTGCCCGTCGAGGCTCGCGATGTAGACCACGCCGTCGACGATGGCGGGCGAGGTCACGATCGGCCCGCCCGTCTTGAACGTCCACTTCACGCCCTTGAGCTGCTTCGGACCCGCGCCGTCATACACCCCGGTGCGCGCCACGTTGCCGTGGAAGGTGCTCTGCGCCCAACCCGCCGCCGCCCACAGCAACACACACCACAGCGCCTTCGATCTCATCGCTCTCTCCTCGGTTTTAGGGACACACGTCGCTGTAGGACTGACGCAGCAGCCGCCGATTCGTCACCGACTTGGTTCAGGTGGGCCCAGCCGCCCTGGGCCGGGCGTCAGGTGGAGCAGGCCTTCCGGCATGCGTTAAGGCGCGGAAGATGATCCGCGTTGCGCCGAGTCCGCAGGACGAGGGAGCGGCGGGTGGCCCAGGCAAACCGCCGACATTGTAGAAGAAGGGGTGCCCCAGACAAGCTCCGCTTGTCTGGGCGCGGGCGCTAGCCCGCCAGGTTCTTCGCCCATGCCGGTGGGAAGATCGCATTGACAGTCACCAGTCCTTCCGTCGCGCAGCGCGTAGGAACGAAAGCTGCTCCAGCGCCATCGCTCCGGGGAACTCACGAGGCCGCGCTTCACCGGATTGCGGTGCATGTAGCGGAGTTTTTCCGTCCGCTTCTTCTCGGTGAAGACGTTGAAGTCGTAGAAACGCGCCTGCCAGAAGACAGCGGGAGTCTCGGAGAACAACGCCAACTGGCGCGCAAGGGCGCGCTCGCGACGCAAGGCGGACAGGGCGCGGTGGGCCACCGCCTGCTTGAGCGCCTTGATGACGACCGAAAGGTTGCGGTGCTCGGGTTCGGAGACGAAGAGGTGGACGTGCTCGGGCATGAGGACGTATCCCACGACGGTGAACCGGTACTCGCAGCGGACCTTCTCGAGGACGCGAAGGAACAAGTCGCGCCGGCGGCCGGTGCCAAGGAGCGGCAGGCGACGGTAGCAGCTGAAGGTAATGAAGTAGAGGTCACCGTGGCCGTAAAAGCGCTTGGGGTGGATCGGCACGGGGAGAGCCTACTGCTGAATAAACCCGGCTGATCGGGGTTGCGGTCCTTGTTCTGGAATCGGAACAAGAGCGGGACGCGCCTGCGGCGCGTGCCCAGACAAAGAAAAGCGCTTTGTCTGGGGCACCCGTTCTAGTCACTGGGATTGTCTGGGCCACCCGCCGCCGCCTAGTACCGCTAGGCGCTCACTGCATCCACCGGCGGCGTGGGGATCGTCGTGCGCCGCGCCGCGCCCCAGAGGAATGGCAGTGCTCCCACCGTCGCCATCAGGCCGGGCGCCAATACCCACGTCATCAGGTACTGGTAG is a window encoding:
- a CDS encoding PQQ-binding-like beta-propeller repeat protein, which codes for MRSKALWCVLLWAAAGWAQSTFHGNVARTGVYDGAGPKQLKGVKWTFKTGGPIVTSPAIVDGVVYIASLDGHMHALDAATGKEKWKFKSSMPIASSPAIADGTLYFVSGRGALAALDLATGQPKWVFATEYERKFEAKNLHGYQPATQTIPDAWDIWISSPAVVNGKVYFGSGDGNVYAVDGAKGVVLWKFATGGVVHASPAVANGMVYVGSWDSRMYGLDAETGAEKWSFQAGVDPAIHNQEGFQSSPAVVDGMVYVGCRDGHVYALDAATGKKKWDYPTSKSWVNGTPAVRDGVVYVGTSDSSRLMALDARTGRLRWNFDAKAYMFSSAALAGELAYVGAHNGHLYAVETRTG
- a CDS encoding transposase, with translation MPIHPKRFYGHGDLYFITFSCYRRLPLLGTGRRRDLFLRVLEKVRCEYRFTVVGYVLMPEHVHLFVSEPEHRNLSVVIKALKQAVAHRALSALRRERALARQLALFSETPAVFWQARFYDFNVFTEKKRTEKLRYMHRNPVKRGLVSSPERWRWSSFRSYALRDGRTGDCQCDLPTGMGEEPGGLAPAPRQAELVWGTPSSTMSAVCLGHPPLPRPADSAQRGSSSAP